CCGGCCACACAATGCCCTCGATCCAGTCGGCGAAGCTGGAGACCCTGGTGTAGACCGATGGCGGTCCACTGGCGCATCCCTGTCCCAGCGATGTGATGCCCACCACATAGCCGAGCAGGCCGTCCTGCATGAGCAGCGGTCCGCCGGAGTCGCCCTGGCAGGTGTCCCGCTCGCCGGTTATGTCGCCGGCGCACATCTGCGTGCCCAGCACGCCCTGGGCCAGCTGATCCTTCTGGTAGTGCGGCTGGCACTCCTCGTTGCTCACGCTCTGCAGCGGCACCTTCAGCAGCTGGGCGGAGGATAGGCCGGCGAAGCTGGTCTGCCCATAACCAATGGCCGTGACCAGCGTGTTGGCCACCTCCTTCTGCGTCCAAATGCAGGTGGGCTTCAGTTCCGGCTTGGCCGCCGTCTCCAGTTCCAGCAGCGCAATATCGTTGTACGCCGTGCTGGCACTGTAATCCGGATGGATGATCACGCGCCGAATGCTTATATCCTCGCCCTCGGTCAGGGTTAGATTGTCGCCACCGAGGCGCACCTGGCTGGGTGGCTCACTGGAAGGGAGGAGGCGACATTATTAGGAGCTCAACATCCCGTCCGACTAGCGGATCCAACTTACCCGCCCAAGTCGGCACAGTGGGCTGCGGTCAGCACAAAGTTGTTGGCGATCAGGGCGCCGCCGCATCGGTAGTATATCCGCTGATCGAAGTTCGAGCGCCAGCCCAGTGCCGCCATGAAGGGGAACTCCCGCGGACGGGTGGGCTTGCCGCCCACCACCGACACGAAGAACTCGTCGCTCTCTTTGACCTTTGACACCATGTTCAGTTCGTTGCAGGCTGGGGGAAATGGAAACGCCAGGGGGATACCCTGTGGTTAGTCATGGATGAAACTTATTTACAAGATTTCGTAATTAACTCATTATCACTTGCGGCATTTAAACAAAAACCTGTTCttttacatatttaaattaaatattaatgagTAATAGCTTATACTAATTGGCTACTATCAAAACTATAGGCTATATACCATCTTAAGCCAGTTTATATAGAAATAGGATTTACATGACTTGCAATAATACAATATGATTGTTACTGGTGGACATGGATATGTTGAGGTGGGACATCTTACCCTGCTGGCTGGATCGGGTGACAAttggagctgcagctgggGCGCAGCACACGTAGTGGTCGAACCTCACGAAGTAGCAGGTCTTGGGCGATTCGCGACGCTCCAGCCAGCCGTTCAGGGCACTGGGACAGTCCTCCATGCGCCGGCAGGTGCCCTTCGTCCGCGCCACGTCGTCCAGTTGGCACTCATCGAAGGATTCCTTGGGGAAGATGATGCCGCGCAGCGACTGCGGACTTATGGCGGGCGTGGCGTGAACTGCGACGAAAAAGTACCATTGCATGGATGTGTGTATTTCCTGTGAGTCACTGTCACTGAACGCTACTGAGCTGGGAAAACCCCTGATCGATCAGGTATTCGCGTACTCacctgccaaaagtggcagcCACACCATCAGAAGGTGCAGATACACACGGGTGGGTGTGGAATGGGCAGACCGAATGCGCATCCTCCGTTCTTGATCAGCGCCAGGTGCGCACTGCAGTGGGGTCAGCTCGACAAGTGGCGATCCCAGATCGGAAAGCAGAAACCAGCCGGGCAACTTCCAACTTCCAAGTGCCAATTAACCGAAAGCCAACGGACACACAGTGAGAAAAGCGACACCATATACCATAGATGGGCAGTacaaaagttttattttttaattctATAAACGTGAATGTGTAGAGAGCAGAGTGCATTTTTTTCAAACATAGATTCCAAAAAGCGTTACAATAAATTTGCACTTTCTGTTTGCAATACAATAAAGGTTATTCGCGTACATTATACATTTTGATTACTGTCGCTTTTGCGCACGTGccgaattgaatttattaatttcaaacaaaaaaataatacttttgtttaattcCCGAGCTGTATTATCTGCTCGGATGCTTCTTGACTTTTGTGACACGAGTTTTGGGCTTTTCTGATAGCAGCCAGAATCGAAACGAAAGCAATATAAGCAGGAGCAACCGGTTCTGTGGCTAAATTCATGTGTTTACTTGGATTTGGCTCATTGAACTTGGCTTATATGCATTGTTTACATTCGCTTACTTCAGCCACTCGTGTGATTTCCGATATTGATCGCTGGTGTTTATGCTTTGCCCAACAGCGTATCCGCTTACTTGTTCACAATCAGTGAGGCTGCGCGAATGGCGCCATAGTATAAGGCATCAGATTTTCGGAAGCTCAGCTGGAAAGGCGACTAAAATCTGGTCACATGTCGCGGAAAGCTTGACCAATGATTAAACAATCGCTTAGTGACGATCGAGCTGTGTACAAACATGTTAAAATGCTATGCTATCTAGATggagttaaaaaaaaaaaaacgcttaATCTATGTTTGAAATGCGATTCCCTTGAATTCAGGCATCTTTGTTATTGGGGAAGCCCAAACTCTCAAAGTATTTAAGTATTGGCATCGGATATGCGTGTTGTATGTCGCTAAGCAGCACCGCGTCCATCGTGGTGTGTCCCACCCAGGTGACGAACATGAAGAGCTGCCTGCGAACAAAGTAGCAGTGGTGCACCCTTTCCAGCTCCAGGCCACGCGCCAAGCCGAAGGACTTCCTGTACGGCTCCAATTTCCAGTTCGGTACCTGCGCGGATGTGCCGCGTGAAGTGATCGGATGCTCCACAGCCAGCGGATCGACACGCTTGCGCTCATTCGCGAGACCAACTCCTCGAGCTACCACCGAACTCCCTGATGATTGCTCCTTACTGCCGATCAATGAGCCGCGTTCCCCATTTACTCCTTGGCCCGCTGCGGCCGAGCCCGATGTAGCCGATGTTGCTGCTTGGCCACTGGGCACGTGGCGCGATTGGCGTCGACGGGGGGCGCTCTTAGCCTTGCTTTTGGCCCGGGATTTGGGGCGCTTTGCCGCCTCGGCCAGCTTCTTCCGGAAGCGCATGTACTGCTTCGCCTCATAATCGGCCAGCAAGAGCGGGAGGTGGCCCAATTCTTCCACTGGCTCCCATGTGTTCGCTTTCATCGGATAGTGCATCCACTTGACTCGAAACTGCAGACGACCTTTTACGATGCGCTTTCCAACGATCTCCTCCACCGCATACTTCTGGCTGTCCACCGTGTTTCTCCGCTGTGGGCCGGGCATTTTACTTGATTTTTTCGTTGCCGAATCAAAAGAAATGAGGAAACTCCTGCGACCGTAATGGCGTTGCCAACACGAATCAATGTGGCGCACGTGCTTGTTCCACTTACTATTCCAAAATTAGGCAATTTTCACAAaagtttgtgttttttggaaTGATGTGAGAAtcatgattttattttaaaacttttaacGTTCTTTTCGCTTTTTCCGCATAAAGAAATAGCCTAATTAGTAAGATGCGCAATTATTTTGCCAGTAAAGGTGAAATTTAAGAATATAGCTGAATATTTGAAGAAAGAAGTCTtttcttatttcttatttCTTCCTTCCTTAGTCCATTTCAAATATAGTCTTCCTATGTGCTGCATGTAAACCAAGGTTGCATTGTAATGCgacaattatttatttttcaataaatgcttaacattttaaataaagatTGCGTTTTAAAAAGTCGTTAGCCTCGATTTTTACCAAAAGCTTTTGTTGTAGTGTAACCGAAACATCCGCGCGTGAGCTTTTTGGTATTTACACCTCACTAGCGGATGGTCACACTGTGCGCggcatttggcatttttggCCGCGCAACCGAAAGCCGAGTCTGGTCAGTCGAAAAGCGAACTTTGAACAAAACGGACGTTGGAAAGGGTTTCCATCTATCAACATCTATCCCcgtgttttcgttttgtttttgccggCATTTTGGCGTAAGTGTACGTGCGCTGCTTCGCCGCGCCCTTTCCTTTTCACTTCCGCCCTCCTTCGTAAGCGACGCGCGCATTAACGGTGAAAATACGAACAGTGTGccatttattaatataaatagcGCGTAATTCAATATACACTTAGTGTTGCGAACGTGGGCTTCTCTACTCTTCGCattaatgtattttttttgttttgccagtGCTTCTTGTTTGCCTGTTGGTTCTTGCAAGTGTAGAACAAAATGAACAGAATGAGAATTGTAATTGTTTGAAGTTTGAATGGGGAGTGTGGGAGGGAGATGGCAGTACCCGCTGATCAGCTGAAGGTGAACcagtgttgttgttgttattgtttcgCTAATTTCAAGTGCAACCCGTTTatcgccatctctttctgCTATTGTCAGTTGACGTTATGACGTCACTAAAACCGTTTTACCGATCAGATGACTCAGGTGCACTGAACGAAAAGAGATTACTTGATGAAAGTTACGAATtgaaaaagccaaacaaacgATTATATGCCAGATGACAAGCAGTCTCCCAAACAATTGATGTTAATAATGTCATTGAAAGTGTCAAGTATGTGCCTCGGAATCGATCCCCTAGTTTTTTGCAGTGCATTCAGAAGATCGCACACCTTTTGAAGCTCTGACGTCAGCTGGATACATTTGGAAATGCTAAGCATTTGGTGACTATTACTTGCAGAGCAGCGAGAAAACAACAAGCAAAAGGGCAAACAGCAAACCGAGCAAATATCGATGTTTACGCACTATCAGTTGATAATGAAAAATTGCCCAACTCCCCCTGATAAGATAAGATATAAGCATTCTTCGCTCCGCGTGTTTCgcattcttttttttccacattttttttatgcGCTGTGCATCAATCAGAATTTGCTGAAAAGTTGTTAACACACACGTTCGTTGGcgtttaatttttattattattttttttttgatgttttTTAGAAGTAGTGAAATAAACGAAGCAaaccagcaaggaaaacataaaacaaattaagcaAATAGAAGTGACCGAAAAGGGAGAACCGGTTGCAAATCAAGTGGCAAATAAAACACGTCATTTGTTCGTTTGTCGATCCATCAGCAACAGGTGAGTCTAAAAAGCGGGCAAATGCGGGTGGTAAAGTATTGTTTGTGGCACTTTCACCATTTTTTTGGTGGCCATAATGAGAGCTATTTACGAGTATGAAAAGACTTGTTTCCTTTGTCACTTTTGGTCAGTTGGTGCACAATTTGACTGGTTTCATCGCCTGATTAGATAATGTTTACCAGCTTAATGAGCACTAAATGAATCTAGTAACTGCGTTTTACTTAAGAGCAGATATTACAAACAATTGTACCTAGCTTCCCAAAAGTTGATATGCCTTAAAAAATTAGCTATGCCCAAGAACGTGACTTTCATATTACAATTTGCAGTGCGAGGGTATcataaacaaacaatttgctgtcgtgctgcatttgaatttcaatttcaattcaaattcaaGCAATTTCAGCCGCAAGGCCAAGTGAGAATAACGATACTGACCCCCACTAAACTAACCGAATGATTGCCGTTTATGAGTCTGGggatttgttattgttattacttgaatatatgtatatttcgTATTTTGTATTTGGTACATTTGGCACTGGCTTTGATAACATTATTTGCGCTCTACGTTGTTTACTGTGTTTATCTAAATCCATTTCCGTTTCGTTGTCGCAGTTTATTTGCCATTGCTTTGTTTCTAATTCATTTGTCTGACCTGCATTTACCCCTCAACGTTATCCGcacttcgtttttttttttttttgtatatttccgCTCTTCCAGTCGGTGGAAATTCGAACAATTTCTACGATGCTAAAAACATTTGGTTAACAAAATGAATCAAGAGCGAGAAGAATCAACTGGAAAGAAAAAGAGCGTGAGAGAAGTCCAAAAATGATCTCATTCTCATATTTATTGTTGCTTACTTGGCACAGTTTTTGGTCCATTTTTCTCCAGTTTTTGTGCCCAGGCAATTTTGTTGCACATTCTAAAAGATTCAGAAGATCCAGGCAATCTTCGATGCCACATCTATTTCCACTCATTGTCTAGAATTTTCGACAGCTATGAATCATGAAAAACAAGGTAATAGCGCAAATAACTTCCTAAATAATATTCTAATAAGTATTCTATGCGTTTTCTTCACTTAGAACTTAGATGCCATATATTTGATGAGTTTACCAATTCGGTAAactatatgtatgtgtgtacatacatatttaataCGTAGAATTCAGACCGAAGAGGCGAGACCATCTCCTCTCATTATAATTATCTATtcgatatatatgtataagcatgtacatatattcgGCGCCGGTGTGTTGTGGGTCATTCAACTGGGAGTCCCAACCACTGGCACTCCGCCGGATTCCCGGTTGCCCGGTTCCCCGGTTCCCCGGTCTTTCGGTCAATCGTCCGGCTCggcatttaaaaataatctcCACTCTATCTTCTCCTGACTTCAGTTCCTCTGCCATTTGTGGCCCGATCTCGATTGTGGCCACTTTTTCATGGATGAAATGAGGCGTGaggctgccgctgctgcaactgcaactggtGTAAAATGATATGTGGATGATTTGTCAGCGGGACGATGGGGAATTCAACCTCATTTCGCTTGTCGATAAACAAATGCAATTCGAGATGAGCCGCGAATTTCACCCGCATTTCTGTGCGTTTGCCGGCCCATTTGAAAGTTGTTTTGTAATATTAGAGCTGGGGGAAATATGCTCATATTTGTGTACATGGGAATGCGAGTGGATGTGACCTGAATCCGAAGGGCCGTACAACTTTATATACCCATTATTGTATTCCTTCAAAGCAAATTCGTACCAATATCAACATAACTTGGCAGCGTTTTTTGACAAAAATAATGCACACAAAATGGGGTGGCCCAGAACGGTATGCATCTTGTACCTTGGTGGTCTTGTAATTCGATTTTCATACTTTCGCCGATCAAATTTTAGACTTTaaattttgtcatttaattgatttccaaaaattcgaaaaaatctgtattttgagcaaaacattgaaaataatggcccaaatatggaatgtcatacctcgttgagtttgtttcttaaatcccaatcgaattgcattcaagttttggaattctaggagatttcaattttttgcaaattttgatgatggtaccccttacaaaaaatgcgaaaatttggccaaaaattaattttacaaaatcagtttaaaagtgaagggggttgttagtattggttgtaaggagtacaaaatggtactcctttttgctctctgaccatttttagtcaagttatagccaaaaaagccaatttgaaatttcatttttttgccaaaaatattttcccagattttttgtgaaaaaaatatttggtattttgatcaaaacattcgaaataattacccaaatatggaatgtcatacctcgttgagtttgtttcttaaatcctaatcgaattgcattcaagttttggaattctaggaggtttcaattttttgcaaattttgatgatggtaccccttacaaaaaatgcgaaaatttgaccaaaaattaatttcacaaaaaATGTTAGAAatggttagtattggtaatAAGGATTAAAAAACGGTACTTCTTCAAGTTCTGTGACCACTTTTGGTGAATTGACATCGAAAATCGCGTTTTAAACATGGCAATTTTGACCAAATTGgcattattttttcaaattcaGTGAACCACTCTCGATTTCAATTATTAATCGCTATGTGGGTCACCTAATGACGCCTTAATCAGCCTTTAATCGGCGCTCCTTCAACAAGAAAAGCAgcaaacaaaagcgaaaaCCGCCCACTGGCACACTAAAGAACTTTGCCCCCAAAAAGGAAAAGGGGTTTTCTTTGAAATCGAgggggggggagggggtgtgTGTGGAAAAACGGGGGTCTTTCAGCATTTGTAAACTGCATTTTCGATGGGTGTTCTATGTTCCGTGGCCATAAAACTGTCAGACTGGCTGGTCATATTGCCAAGTTGCTCTAATTTATGGAGCACCACCAAATCCACCCAAACCCACCAACCACCACGgctttttctttatttttttttctgtggaGAGGGTGGTGCTCTGAACTTTGCCTCGCTAATTCCCAGAATATTGCCTTGTGTATTGTGTAAGCAAAGGAAAGCCGACTTTTCTTTTCTCGCGTGTTCGAATGAACTTATTAACGAATGCACTTCCAGCACGTCAGTTGAGGGTTTTTGCTTAAGAATTAATATGGCGCATTCTGTAATTGCTTTCATTCGATTTTCCGAGCTATATGTGGTCAGGAAATTATTGTGCTGCCCGCAAAGGGTTTATTACTAGACACGTTCAGGTAATCTGATTAGAAAGATTAGTATATATAATTGAAAGAGTAATCAAATCAGGTTATTAGATGATTGGTAATGATATAAACAtctttattaatatatattttaagaaaCGTATTGCAAGTAAGCCCGACTGCTTGGTTGTTTCCGATTTAAAGCACTTTCAAATGATTGCGTAGGGTATCCGCTTGTCGCACATGCTGCGCATTAATAATCCAATTTCTATTCCGTGCACAAAGGGCATAAGAGTCAGCGGCATGGAAATGGGGAAGTTGAGGCCATGATGGGGTTTGGTCGTTTCGAGGACTGAGGGGATTCATTTGAGCCCACGCACTGCATGGAGTATTGATCAGCGGCTAATTGATCGAGTGATCCACTCGTATAACTCCAAATTGATGAAGATGATGTTGGGTAGGGGTAATGCCGCATGCCGCATGCCACAGCGATGTCGCAAACTGTGCCCAAAAacaacagaacagaacagccCCAAAATATTGCATCAAACCGATCCGCCCGAgaactttattattattattattaggcTTCTCCCCTTCGCCCACACAAGGGACTCGATGAATAGTTTTTAGAGATTGGGCAAAGACAAATAAATCTTGCTATCTGGGCATAAATATTATACCAATTTGCGCAACATTCGGCGGCAGATGATTCACTCTGCGATTCGAAAGTCCAGACAAACTGACGACAGGAAGGAGCTTAATTTGATGATCTTCTTGGTAACAAGTCAGCGAAACATGCATAGAATAACATGTGAGTAATACGCCGATATGCGAACGATTGAGCTCAAGATAAACACGCACTTACAGCATGTTTAACTAAATAACATTGATGGGTTTTCCCGAGTTCTTTCCCAAGCTCAGATTGTTTGCTTTGAAGGTCAGCGCTCAGATGGCAACTTGTTTGTCGATTTCAATAGTCCGCAAATGCCTCGAATATTGCGTCACGGGCGATAAAAGTCATCATAATGAAATACAATACTATACACtcattatatatatgtatataatatatatttgagGGGCTGACGTCATCGCAGATTTGGTTGGACTCGTCGAGAAATCCCAACCTAGCCTAGCCAATTCAAAATCAAACAGAACGAGCGAACGAACTCAATTAACCGAAATGGAAAAACAATTTCAGCCGACTAAACGTTATTCAGAGATATGCAAATTCTGATTGAGTTTGTATTCAAATTCGATTGGCAGTTAAAGTTCAGGGCAAGAATGAGGCATTCCATTCGCTAGTAAGATGTCtgatttaaatttcatgtcaTGCGAAGC
The Drosophila mauritiana strain mau12 chromosome X, ASM438214v1, whole genome shotgun sequence DNA segment above includes these coding regions:
- the LOC117147887 gene encoding chromo domain-containing protein LHP1-like, whose protein sequence is MPGPQRRNTVDSQKYAVEEIVGKRIVKGRLQFRVKWMHYPMKANTWEPVEELGHLPLLLADYEAKQYMRFRKKLAEAAKRPKSRAKSKAKSAPRRRQSRHVPSGQAATSATSGSAAAGQGVNGERGSLIGSKEQSSGSSVVARGVGLANERKRVDPLAVEHPITSRGTSAQVPNWKLEPYRKSFGLARGLELERVHHCYFVRRQLFMFVTWVGHTTMDAVLLSDIQHAYPMPILKYFESLGFPNNKDA
- the LOC117147886 gene encoding serine protease snake, with translation MRIRSAHSTPTRVYLHLLMVWLPLLAVHATPAISPQSLRGIIFPKESFDECQLDDVARTKGTCRRMEDCPSALNGWLERRESPKTCYFVRFDHYVCCAPAAAPIVTRSSQQACNELNMVSKVKESDEFFVSVVGGKPTRPREFPFMAALGWRSNFDQRIYYRCGGALIANNFVLTAAHCADLGGEPPSQVRLGGDNLTLTEGEDISIRRVIIHPDYSASTAYNDIALLELETAAKPELKPTCIWTQKEVANTLVTAIGYGQTSFAGLSSAQLLKVPLQSVSNEECQPHYQKDQLAQGVLGTQMCAGDITGERDTCQGDSGGPLLMQDGLLGYVVGITSLGQGCASGPPSVYTRVSSFADWIEGIVWPVQQETNTSKPIQMTTSPEFDLRATI